From Salinirubellus salinus, the proteins below share one genomic window:
- a CDS encoding Lrp/AsnC family transcriptional regulator yields MDSLDHEILAILRRDSRTPYTEIAGRVGTSEGTVRNRVERLVEDGVIERFTVATRTGNVKAMIEVGVAVDVDTTAISEAIADWDQVDFVWQVSGEEDIVVVVDTTDTGTLNELITRARELDEVVSTKTRLILAEKLG; encoded by the coding sequence GAGATACTCGCCATCCTCCGGCGTGACTCGCGGACGCCCTACACGGAGATCGCCGGCCGGGTCGGCACCAGCGAGGGGACCGTCCGCAACCGCGTCGAGCGACTGGTCGAGGACGGCGTCATCGAGCGGTTCACCGTGGCGACCCGGACCGGGAACGTCAAGGCGATGATCGAGGTCGGCGTCGCGGTCGACGTCGACACCACCGCCATCTCCGAGGCCATCGCCGACTGGGACCAGGTCGACTTCGTCTGGCAGGTCTCGGGCGAGGAGGACATCGTCGTCGTCGTCGACACCACCGACACGGGGACGCTGAACGAACTCATCACCCGCGCCCGCGAGCTGGACGAGGTGGTCTCGACGAAGACCCGACTCATCCTCGCGGAGAAACTCGGCTGA